In Spodoptera frugiperda isolate SF20-4 chromosome 4, AGI-APGP_CSIRO_Sfru_2.0, whole genome shotgun sequence, a single window of DNA contains:
- the LOC118272690 gene encoding unconventional myosin-IXb isoform X2 has product MAVCSTCGSMQYMWQYVVHPRRVPDASSSNEAVHLQRRLLCLSSDLVSLRNHLLVGAGSAGGAGQPAVPPRAPHLLPPPPAAQPPAPPAPPAPPAPSPESRWPQSKQAAGGAVGAGGAVGTGGAGAGGAAADVEDLIHLRGPLTEDAVVRALQARFYHNKFYTMIGPVLVAVNPYTDACNALTLTAARAQRPELARLVADAVRHQADTGYPQAIILSGVAGSGKTYASMVLLRRLFDVAGGGPETDAFKHLAAAFTVLRALGTAATPANSHSSRIGHFIEVQVTDGALYRTKIHCYFLDQTRVVRPPASERNYHIFYQMLAGLAPDERAQLHLEGYSSQDLRYLAAVHPRRPEPEDAARFHAWKTCLVILGIPFLDVVRVLAAVLLLGNVQFAEAGDGSAEPASEAELAAAAALLGVAAPALLRGLVSRAAPRRAARAPATPAAAAAARDALAKALYCRTVATIVRRANSLKRLGSTLGTLSSDSNESVHNQDAASRRTSSAGGSAGGGARSRAGARSMAALNDAVRHATDGFVGILDMFGFEDAAPSRLEHLCANLCAETMQHFYNTHVFKSSAESCREEGVSCALEVEYVDNVPCIDLVSSLRGGLLAALDAECAARGSPDHYVARIKAAHRGHPRLAEARPPHPRRFAVRHYAGEVAYDAADFLEANRDAVPDDLLAAFDTRTCEFGFATHLFGAELKALSAQGGPTGGQFRASPTVAAALDAASASTLTQDFHTRLDNLLRTLVHARPHFVRCLRANSQETPMLFERAAVAKQVRALQILETAQLMASGYPHRMRFRAFSGRYRALWRRGAERESGAACAAVLRAVQAAAAPPAPASPAAVRWALGKRHVFLSEGMRQVLERMRRARRQAAAECIQAAWRRHRARAARLAPPAPAPASLAPARPRPAPIAGTPPPEPGDKCDPTLVKRTCSLFGLDLERPPPLPPSRAYTVAGGVKLGYPQSRTVGADWVAGGVALRAGDVVVAVGAARRGCVAVQARGRTVCVPHHVLAPARARPPPPPAPAPPQPAPPQAAPPPPPALA; this is encoded by the exons CCCCGTCGTGTTCCAGACGCGTCGTCTTCCAACGAGGCGGTGCACCTACAGCGGCGCCTGCTGTGCCTGAGCTCGGACCTCGTGTCGCTGCGGAACCACCTGCTGGTGGGCGCCGGgagcgcggggggcgcggggcaGCCCGCCGTGCCCCCGCGCGCCCCGCACCTTCTGCCGCCGCCCCCTGCAGCGCAGCcacccgcgccccccgcgccgcccgcgccgccggcACCCTCACCAG AGAGTCGCTGGCCGCAGTCGAAGCAGGCGGCGGGGGGCGCGGTGGGCGCAGGGGGCGCGGTGGGCAcagggggcgcgggcgcggggggcgcggcggCCGACGTGGAGGACCTCATCCACCTGCGCGGGCCGCTGACGGAGGACGCCGTGGTCCGCGCCCTGCAGGCTCGCTTCTACCACAACAAGTTCTAC ACCATGATCGGGCCCGTGCTGGTGGCGGTGAACCCGTACACGGACGCGTGCAACGCGCTGACGCtgacggcggcgcgcgcgcagcggCCCGAGCTGGCGCGCCTCGTGGCCGACGCCGTGCGCCACCAGGCCGACACGGGCTACCCGCAGGCCATCATCCTGTCGGGCGTGGCCGGCTCCGGCAAGACGTACGCGTCCATGGTGCTGCTGCGGCGCCTGTTCGACGTGGCGGGCGGCGGGCCCGAGACCGACGCCTTCAAGCACCTGGCCGCCGCCTTCACCGTGCTGCGCGCGCTCGGCACCGCCGCCACGCCCGCCAACTCGCACTCCAGCCGCATC GGCCACTTCATCGAGGTGCAGGTGACGGACGGCGCGCTGTACCGCACCAAGATCCACTGCTACTTCCTGGACCAGACGCGCGTGGTCCGCCCGCCGGCGTCCGAGCGCAACTACCACATCTTCTACCAGATGCTGGCGGGGCTGGCGCCCGACGAGCGCGCGCAGCTTCACCTGGAGGGCTACTCGTCGCAAGACCTCAG GTACCTGGCGGCGGTGCACCCGCGGCGGCCCGAGCCCGAGGACGCGGCGCGGTTCCACGCGTGGAAGACCTGTCTCGTCATACTCGGCATACCCTTCCTGGACGTCGTGCGCGTGCTGGCCGCCGTGCTACTGCTCGGCAACGTGCAGTTCGCGGAGGCCGGCGACGGCTCGGCCGAGCCCGCCAGCGAagccgagctggccgccgccgccgcgctgctggGCGTGGCGGCCCCCGCCCTGCTGCGCGGCTTGGTATcgcgcgccgcgccccgccgcgccgcgcgcgcccCCGCCacgccggccgcggcggcggcggcgcgcgacgCGCTGGCCAAGGCGCTGTACTGCCGCACCGTGGCCACCATAGTGCGGCGCGCCAACTCGCTGAAGCGGCTGGGCTCCACGCTGGGCACGCTGTCGTCGGACTCCAACGAGTCGGTGCACAACCAGGACGCGGCGTCGCGGCGCACGTCGTCGGCGGGCGGCagcgcgggcgggggcgcgcgcAGCCGCGCGGGGGCGCGCTCCATGGCGGCGCTCAACGACGCCGTGCGCCACGCCACGGACGGGTTCGTGGGCATCCTGGACATGTTCGGGTTCGAGGACGCGGCGCCCAGCCGCCTGGAGCACCTGTGCGCCAACCTGTGCGCGGAGACCATGCAGCACTTCTACAACACGCACGTGTTCAAGTCGTCGGCCGAGTCGTGCCGCGAGGAGGGCGTGTCGTGCGCGCTGGAGGTGGAGTACGTGGACAACGTGCCGTGCATCGACCTGGTGTCGTCGCTGCGCGGCGGCCTGCTGGCGGCGCTGGACGCCGAGTGCGCGGCGCGCGGCTCGCCCGACCACTACGTGGCCCGCATCAAGGCCGCGCACAG AGGCCACCCGCGGCTGGCGGAGGCGCGCCCCCCGCACCCGCGCCGCTTCGCCGTGCGGCACTACGCCGGGGAGGTGGCGTACGACGCCGCCGACTTCCTCGAGGCCAACCGCGACGCCGTACCCGACGACTTACTCGCCGCCTTCGACACTAGAACCTGCGAGTTCGGGTTTGCGACGCATCTATTTGGAGCAGAGCTGAAG GCGCTGAGTGCCCAGGGCGGGCCGACGGGCGGCCAGTTCCGCGCGTCGCCGACCGTGGCGGCGGCGCTGGACGCGGCCAGCGCCAGCACGCTGACGCAGGACTTCCACACGCGCCTCGACAACCTGCTGCGCACGCTGGTGCACGCGCGCCCCCACTTCGTGCGCTGTCTGCGCGCCAACTCGCAGGAGACGCCCATGCTCTTCGAGCGCGCCGCCGTAGCCAAACAG GTCCGCGCGCTGCAAATCTTGGAGACGGCTCAGTTGATGGCGAGCGGCTACCCGCACCGCATGCGGTTCCGCGCGTTCAGCGGCCGCTACCGCGCACTATGGCGGCGCGGCGCCGAGCGCGAGTCGGGCGCGGCGTGCGCCGCCGTGCTGCGCGCCGTGCAGGCGGCCgcggcgccgcccgcgcccgcctcGCCCGCCGCCGTGCGCTGGGCGCTCGGCAAGAGGCACGTCTTCCTCAGCGAGGGCATGCGCCAG GTGTTGGAGAGAATGCGGCGCGCCAGGCGCCAGGCCGCCGCCGAGTGCATCCAGGCGGCGTGGCGCCGGCaccgcgcgcgcgccgcccgtcTGGCGCCCCCGGCGCCGGCGCCCGCCTCGCTGGCGCCCGCCCGCCCGCGCCCGGCGCCCATCGCCGGCACTCCGCCCCCGGAGCCCGGGGACAAGTGCGACCCGACACTAGTGAAACGAACGTGCTCGCTGTTTGGCCTAGACCTG GAGCGCCCCCCGCCGCTGCCGCCGTCGCGCGCGTACACGGTGGCGGGCGGCGTGAAGCTGGGCTACCCGCAGTCGCGCACGGTGGGCGCGGACTGGGTGGCGGGCGGCGTGGCGCTGCGCGCGGGCGACGTGGTGGTGGCGgtgggcgcggcgcggcgcggctgCGTGGCCGTGCAGGCGCGGGGCCGCACCGTGTGCGTGCCGCACCACGTGCTGGCGCCCGCGCGCGCGCgccccccgccgccgcccgcgcccgcgcccccgcagcCGGCGCCCCCGCaggccgcgcccccgccgccgccggccCTCGCCTGA
- the LOC118272690 gene encoding unconventional myosin-IXb isoform X1 has protein sequence MATLGLSKVFILDKYFTELQRFWETEKKLQDASSSNEAVHLQRRLLCLSSDLVSLRNHLLVGAGSAGGAGQPAVPPRAPHLLPPPPAAQPPAPPAPPAPPAPSPESRWPQSKQAAGGAVGAGGAVGTGGAGAGGAAADVEDLIHLRGPLTEDAVVRALQARFYHNKFYTMIGPVLVAVNPYTDACNALTLTAARAQRPELARLVADAVRHQADTGYPQAIILSGVAGSGKTYASMVLLRRLFDVAGGGPETDAFKHLAAAFTVLRALGTAATPANSHSSRIGHFIEVQVTDGALYRTKIHCYFLDQTRVVRPPASERNYHIFYQMLAGLAPDERAQLHLEGYSSQDLRYLAAVHPRRPEPEDAARFHAWKTCLVILGIPFLDVVRVLAAVLLLGNVQFAEAGDGSAEPASEAELAAAAALLGVAAPALLRGLVSRAAPRRAARAPATPAAAAAARDALAKALYCRTVATIVRRANSLKRLGSTLGTLSSDSNESVHNQDAASRRTSSAGGSAGGGARSRAGARSMAALNDAVRHATDGFVGILDMFGFEDAAPSRLEHLCANLCAETMQHFYNTHVFKSSAESCREEGVSCALEVEYVDNVPCIDLVSSLRGGLLAALDAECAARGSPDHYVARIKAAHRGHPRLAEARPPHPRRFAVRHYAGEVAYDAADFLEANRDAVPDDLLAAFDTRTCEFGFATHLFGAELKALSAQGGPTGGQFRASPTVAAALDAASASTLTQDFHTRLDNLLRTLVHARPHFVRCLRANSQETPMLFERAAVAKQVRALQILETAQLMASGYPHRMRFRAFSGRYRALWRRGAERESGAACAAVLRAVQAAAAPPAPASPAAVRWALGKRHVFLSEGMRQVLERMRRARRQAAAECIQAAWRRHRARAARLAPPAPAPASLAPARPRPAPIAGTPPPEPGDKCDPTLVKRTCSLFGLDLERPPPLPPSRAYTVAGGVKLGYPQSRTVGADWVAGGVALRAGDVVVAVGAARRGCVAVQARGRTVCVPHHVLAPARARPPPPPAPAPPQPAPPQAAPPPPPALA, from the exons ACGCGTCGTCTTCCAACGAGGCGGTGCACCTACAGCGGCGCCTGCTGTGCCTGAGCTCGGACCTCGTGTCGCTGCGGAACCACCTGCTGGTGGGCGCCGGgagcgcggggggcgcggggcaGCCCGCCGTGCCCCCGCGCGCCCCGCACCTTCTGCCGCCGCCCCCTGCAGCGCAGCcacccgcgccccccgcgccgcccgcgccgccggcACCCTCACCAG AGAGTCGCTGGCCGCAGTCGAAGCAGGCGGCGGGGGGCGCGGTGGGCGCAGGGGGCGCGGTGGGCAcagggggcgcgggcgcggggggcgcggcggCCGACGTGGAGGACCTCATCCACCTGCGCGGGCCGCTGACGGAGGACGCCGTGGTCCGCGCCCTGCAGGCTCGCTTCTACCACAACAAGTTCTAC ACCATGATCGGGCCCGTGCTGGTGGCGGTGAACCCGTACACGGACGCGTGCAACGCGCTGACGCtgacggcggcgcgcgcgcagcggCCCGAGCTGGCGCGCCTCGTGGCCGACGCCGTGCGCCACCAGGCCGACACGGGCTACCCGCAGGCCATCATCCTGTCGGGCGTGGCCGGCTCCGGCAAGACGTACGCGTCCATGGTGCTGCTGCGGCGCCTGTTCGACGTGGCGGGCGGCGGGCCCGAGACCGACGCCTTCAAGCACCTGGCCGCCGCCTTCACCGTGCTGCGCGCGCTCGGCACCGCCGCCACGCCCGCCAACTCGCACTCCAGCCGCATC GGCCACTTCATCGAGGTGCAGGTGACGGACGGCGCGCTGTACCGCACCAAGATCCACTGCTACTTCCTGGACCAGACGCGCGTGGTCCGCCCGCCGGCGTCCGAGCGCAACTACCACATCTTCTACCAGATGCTGGCGGGGCTGGCGCCCGACGAGCGCGCGCAGCTTCACCTGGAGGGCTACTCGTCGCAAGACCTCAG GTACCTGGCGGCGGTGCACCCGCGGCGGCCCGAGCCCGAGGACGCGGCGCGGTTCCACGCGTGGAAGACCTGTCTCGTCATACTCGGCATACCCTTCCTGGACGTCGTGCGCGTGCTGGCCGCCGTGCTACTGCTCGGCAACGTGCAGTTCGCGGAGGCCGGCGACGGCTCGGCCGAGCCCGCCAGCGAagccgagctggccgccgccgccgcgctgctggGCGTGGCGGCCCCCGCCCTGCTGCGCGGCTTGGTATcgcgcgccgcgccccgccgcgccgcgcgcgcccCCGCCacgccggccgcggcggcggcggcgcgcgacgCGCTGGCCAAGGCGCTGTACTGCCGCACCGTGGCCACCATAGTGCGGCGCGCCAACTCGCTGAAGCGGCTGGGCTCCACGCTGGGCACGCTGTCGTCGGACTCCAACGAGTCGGTGCACAACCAGGACGCGGCGTCGCGGCGCACGTCGTCGGCGGGCGGCagcgcgggcgggggcgcgcgcAGCCGCGCGGGGGCGCGCTCCATGGCGGCGCTCAACGACGCCGTGCGCCACGCCACGGACGGGTTCGTGGGCATCCTGGACATGTTCGGGTTCGAGGACGCGGCGCCCAGCCGCCTGGAGCACCTGTGCGCCAACCTGTGCGCGGAGACCATGCAGCACTTCTACAACACGCACGTGTTCAAGTCGTCGGCCGAGTCGTGCCGCGAGGAGGGCGTGTCGTGCGCGCTGGAGGTGGAGTACGTGGACAACGTGCCGTGCATCGACCTGGTGTCGTCGCTGCGCGGCGGCCTGCTGGCGGCGCTGGACGCCGAGTGCGCGGCGCGCGGCTCGCCCGACCACTACGTGGCCCGCATCAAGGCCGCGCACAG AGGCCACCCGCGGCTGGCGGAGGCGCGCCCCCCGCACCCGCGCCGCTTCGCCGTGCGGCACTACGCCGGGGAGGTGGCGTACGACGCCGCCGACTTCCTCGAGGCCAACCGCGACGCCGTACCCGACGACTTACTCGCCGCCTTCGACACTAGAACCTGCGAGTTCGGGTTTGCGACGCATCTATTTGGAGCAGAGCTGAAG GCGCTGAGTGCCCAGGGCGGGCCGACGGGCGGCCAGTTCCGCGCGTCGCCGACCGTGGCGGCGGCGCTGGACGCGGCCAGCGCCAGCACGCTGACGCAGGACTTCCACACGCGCCTCGACAACCTGCTGCGCACGCTGGTGCACGCGCGCCCCCACTTCGTGCGCTGTCTGCGCGCCAACTCGCAGGAGACGCCCATGCTCTTCGAGCGCGCCGCCGTAGCCAAACAG GTCCGCGCGCTGCAAATCTTGGAGACGGCTCAGTTGATGGCGAGCGGCTACCCGCACCGCATGCGGTTCCGCGCGTTCAGCGGCCGCTACCGCGCACTATGGCGGCGCGGCGCCGAGCGCGAGTCGGGCGCGGCGTGCGCCGCCGTGCTGCGCGCCGTGCAGGCGGCCgcggcgccgcccgcgcccgcctcGCCCGCCGCCGTGCGCTGGGCGCTCGGCAAGAGGCACGTCTTCCTCAGCGAGGGCATGCGCCAG GTGTTGGAGAGAATGCGGCGCGCCAGGCGCCAGGCCGCCGCCGAGTGCATCCAGGCGGCGTGGCGCCGGCaccgcgcgcgcgccgcccgtcTGGCGCCCCCGGCGCCGGCGCCCGCCTCGCTGGCGCCCGCCCGCCCGCGCCCGGCGCCCATCGCCGGCACTCCGCCCCCGGAGCCCGGGGACAAGTGCGACCCGACACTAGTGAAACGAACGTGCTCGCTGTTTGGCCTAGACCTG GAGCGCCCCCCGCCGCTGCCGCCGTCGCGCGCGTACACGGTGGCGGGCGGCGTGAAGCTGGGCTACCCGCAGTCGCGCACGGTGGGCGCGGACTGGGTGGCGGGCGGCGTGGCGCTGCGCGCGGGCGACGTGGTGGTGGCGgtgggcgcggcgcggcgcggctgCGTGGCCGTGCAGGCGCGGGGCCGCACCGTGTGCGTGCCGCACCACGTGCTGGCGCCCGCGCGCGCGCgccccccgccgccgcccgcgcccgcgcccccgcagcCGGCGCCCCCGCaggccgcgcccccgccgccgccggccCTCGCCTGA